Proteins from a genomic interval of Rosa chinensis cultivar Old Blush chromosome 2, RchiOBHm-V2, whole genome shotgun sequence:
- the LOC112186604 gene encoding uncharacterized protein LOC112186604 — MKAAKIQVDYPGFEKHSGREMATVFARGAQTMNTMFFKPVGRKAFHKKSTSADMIRETRKFEGDEMKNKSHMGMGSENDGNISWVPHERTGIYYPKGQEKVMDEISPAAGRDMGVNWFT; from the exons ATGAAAGCAGCAAAAATACAAGTGGACTATCCTGGCTTTGAAAAACACAGTGGTAGAGAAATGGCAACGGTCTTTGCGAGAGGAGCACAGACCATGAACACCATGTTTTTCAA GCCGGTGGGGCGAAAAGCTTTCCACAAGAAAAGCACTTCCGCGGATATGATAAGAGAAACCAGGAAGTTTGAAGGTGatgaaatgaagaacaagagccATATGGGTATGGGATCAGAAAATGATGGCAATATTTCCTGGGTTCCCCATGAGAGGACTGGGATTTATTACCCCAAAGGCCAAGAGAAAGTGATGGACGAAATTTCTCCAGCAGCTGGCAGGGATATGGGTGTCAATTGGTTCACTTAA
- the LOC112190236 gene encoding 4-coumarate--CoA ligase 1 yields the protein MAIETPQSDIIYRSKLPDIPIPNHLPLHSYIFQNKSHLSSKPCIINGTTGEIHTYADVELTARKVASGLNKLGIKQGDVVMLLLPNTPEFVFTFLGASFRGAMTTAANPFFTPAEIAKQAKASKAKLIITLAIYYDKVKELSCDEVKLMCIDSPPPDSSCLHFSELTQSNEDDVPEVDISPNDVVLLPYSSGTTGLPKGVMLTHKGLVTSVSQQVDGENPNLYYNSDDVVLCVLPLFHIYSLNSVLLCGLRAGAAILVMQKFEIVSLLELMQKHRVSVAPVAPPIVLAIAKFPDLDKYDLGSIRVLKSGGAPLGKELEDTVRAKFPSVTLGQGYGMTEAGPVLTMSLAFAKEPFEVKPGGCGTVVRNAEMKIVDPETGASLPRNQPGEICIRGHQIMKGYLNDPEATSTTIDKEGWLHTGDIGFIDDDEELFIVDRLKEIIKYKGFQVAPAELEALLVTHPNISDAAVVSMKHDAAGEVPVAFVVRSNGSQITEDEIKQFISKQVIYYKRINRVFFIEAIPKSPSGKILRKELRAKLAAGSAN from the exons ATGGCAATCGAAACACCCCAAAGCGACATCATCTACCGATCCAAGCTCCCGGACATTCCCATTCCAAACCACCTCCCTCTCCATTCCTACATCTTCCAAAACAAATCCCACCTCAGCTCAAAGCCTTGCATCATCAATGGCACCACCGGCGAGATCCACACCTACGCCGATGTCGAGCTCACCGCCCGGAAAGTCGCCTCCGGTCTCAACAAGCTCGGCATCAAGCAAGGCGACGTCGTCATGCTCCTCCTCCCCAACACTCCCGAATTCGTCTTCACCTTCTTGGGAGCCTCCTTCCGCGGCGCCATGACCACCGCCGCCAACCCTTTCTTCACTCCGGCGGAGATCGCCAAACAAGCGAAAGCATCGAAAGCCAAGCTGATCATCACTCTCGCTATCTATTACGACAAAGTTAAAGAGTTGTCATGCGACGAAGTCAAGTTGATGTGCATTGACTCCCCGCCACCCGACTCGTCTTGTCTCCATTTCTCCGAACTGACTCAGTCCAATGAGGACGACGTGCCGGAAGTTGACATCAGCCCGAACGACGTCGTGTTGTTACCCTACTCGTCCGGCACGACGGGGCTGCCGAAAGGGGTGATGCTGACGCACAAGGGCTTGGTAACGAGCGTGTCTCAGCAGGTTGACGGAGAGAATCCGAACTTGTACTACAACAGCGACGACGTCGTTCTGTGTGTGCTGCCGCTGTTTCACATTTACTCGCTGAACTCGGTCTTGCTATGTGGGTTGAGAGCCGGAGCTGCCATTCTGGTGATGCAGAAGTTTGAAATTGTTTCTCTTTTGGAGCTCATGCAGAAGCATAGAGTTAGTGTTGCGCCGGTCGCGCCTCCGATTGTTCTGGCGATCGCGAAGTTTCCCGATCTCGACAAGTACGATTTGGGGTCGATAAGGGTGCTGAAGAGTGGAGGAGCACCGTTGGGGAAGGAGCTTGAAGACACAGTCAGAGCGAAATTTCCCAGTGTAACGCTTGGTCAG GGGTATGGGATGACGGAGGCAGGACCGGTTTTGACAATGTCATTGGCATTTGCAAAAGAACCCTTTGAGGTAAAACCAGGTGGGTGCGGAACTGTGGTCAGAAATGCAGAAATGAAGATCGTAGACCCTGAAACTGGTGCCTCTTTGCCGCGCAACCAGCCTGGAGAGATTTGCATCAGAGGTCACCAAATCATGAAAG GTTACCTTAATGATCCGGAGGCCACAAGCACAACGATAGACAAGGAAGGATGGCTACACACAGGTGACATAGGCTtcattgatgatgatgaagagctcTTCATTGTTGATCGACTGAAGGAGATTATCAAATACAAAGGATTTCAGGTGGCTCCTGCTGAGCTTGAAGCCTTGCTCGTCACCCATCCTAACATTTCTGATGCCGCAGTTGTCTc AATGAAGCATGATGCTGCTGGCGAGGTTCCGGTTGCCTTTGTGGTGAGGTCAAACGGATCTCAGATCACTGAGGATGAAATCAAGCAATTTATTTCAAAACAG GTTATATACTACAAAAGAATAAATCGAGTATTCTTCATCGAAGCCATTCCCAAGTCACCATCTGGCAAGATCTTGCGGAAGGAGTTAAGAGCAAAGCTAGCTGCCGGCTCAGCAAATTGA